One Gopherus evgoodei ecotype Sinaloan lineage chromosome 1, rGopEvg1_v1.p, whole genome shotgun sequence genomic window, AGTTATGTACATAGaggttttgcaggatcaggtctatgACTTAGCTCTGTGCACACTGGGCAGCCAAACCATGTCAGAGGACAGTTTTAAGAGTTTCTTTGAATTGGTTTGAAACTCAGGCCCCGATTCTCCTGTGttaaggctgctttgtgccaCAATGTCATTGCAAAGTAGCTCGAAAGCCAACAGATAAAAGCctggcccaactgaagtcaatgatactAAACCAGTTTCTTTGGAACTACATCTTTATTGAGTTTAAATGTGGCTCCTAAATTTGAGCTGAAGATGGAGCACTTGATGAACTTGACATTCATGAATAAAGGATTGAAGTGCTTCCCCATAGCCCTGATTAGTCTTATTTTGTATTGCTCTCCTCTAGTTTGAGGAAATGGAGACAGGTATAAATAAACCATATCTGTCCTCAGAAACAAGGAGCAAGAAAtgaaacaataaaagaaaaaacatccaTTGAATATTTGTTTTTTCCAAACAGTATTAATCCCTGGGAACTTTTATGTTGTCATTTTTCAGGGTATTTAAACAGATCATGTAATTTTCCTGCTAGcttacaaacaacaaaacaaaaatgtatggTGAAATCCAGatgcccatggaagtcagtgggagttctgtcattgatttcaatgggtctgGGATTTCACCCCTAGACGTTTACACATAACTAGATACTTGATATCTAGTGTATTGTCTTTCTAAAATCTGTTGCTGCTAGAGGTCTGAAAACATTCTAGAAGAGTATATTTTAAATCAAGCACTATAACTGCCATGTCTGAGTCCTTCAAAAAGCTATTATGAgcctatttattttaattatatacaCATCTATTTATCAGCAAAAATACTTTGTAGTAGATTTAGTCTGATTAGGACCCGGCATTTTATTGATATATAAGAAGTGCTTGAAATAAGTTTACATATTGTAAAGCAGCCCAATTATTGTGTGCTTCAGAgtaaaaaatgaattatttgagGAGAAATGGATCAAGAGAtaataaatggattttaaaaaactggATATAAATAGAGCTGATGGGAAAATCTGTTTTcatcaaaatttaaaatgtcCACAAAATTTTTTTATCTAAagtttgaaattcaaaaattttCAACCCTCTTTTGATATAACTTTTCTAATAGCAATATGTATGCTAGCTGTAACACAGATCCTATACGGCCTCAACTAATCTGCTCCCTTTTCTGGGGTATGTGCACCCTTTGTTTTAATACTATGTAAGAAAATAACTTGCACTGTCAgcaattctatttatttttaatttacaaaattgACAATAGAACTTGTGCTAAAAAAAGTGTGATGGGAGTAGTATCTGCAATTATACATTTTCATGTATTcataaaatgttaatgaaatgATATTCATTTAttagtaaaataattaaaatacataaTCATCTGAATGCCTTAAATGTATATCATCTTTCATCTCAAACACTCCCAAAGTCCTGTACAAACTATAAGCAATATTCTGGCTTTGTGTAAGTGTGTGTTGCCATAGATGGCTGTAGCTGAAGCCAGAATATGGTCCTATACTAtccactagatgatcataatggtcccttctgaccttaaagtcgatgattctatgattctatttaggAAAACTTCCCCCACCTCTGAACTTGAATATACCTTCTGCTAATCTAGTCAATGAAAGATGAACATTCCATAGCTAAATATATAACCCTGCTTCTGGATATCCTACTCAATGAGACAATACAGTAAATTCCACAAGCGCTCAGTTCTCtgactcctgttgaaatcaacagTAGTTGTGGTGGACTTAACATTTCATAGGATTAGGATTTAAGAGAAGGTTCCAGACAGAATATTCTTTTACTAACAGAAAGCTGTCTCCTTTGTAGTACTTGGCCACATAAAGAAAGTGCCTCTTGAAGTTGTAAAACAGTGCAAGAGACATGGGGCAATTACCAAAAGCAAAACAAGTCAACCTAGGCTGTTTTTTTCCTGCCAAATCAGCAATGTCTGACAATAAGAGAGACACACCAACCCCAGGAGACAGCCTGTCTGTCAAGTACTTTTCTAGGGGCTCGCTTAATTTGATTTAGCATGCACATAACAAACTACCATGTGTCACAATTTAATATGCCACATagcatgctgcagcagcagcactgacaTTTTTAGACTCATGACATCCCATATGTAAATTTTTGCATTTAAGGAAAGTCATTGTCTCCACCTCACTGGTTATCACAACAATCACTTGAATGGGCAATAAGCCCAGGTCTTGTCTTGAGTGTTTTGATAAGCTGTTGATAAACGAATGGGGCAGTGAGTTTGTGGTGTATATAAACCACAAGGCTTGTGTGTCTGAACACTGGCGAGGGACTTTACAACTCCATATTTAGCAACTCAGGAGTCACACAAAGATGTTTCCTGCAGCACAGATGCTCTTTGCTCTGAGTAGCTTCCTAAGATTGACAATGGGTTTTGACATCGGATTATCCACTAAGTGTGTAGCAATACCTATGGAAATGGGCATGTGCCACAGCATTGGTTATTCTGAAATGAGGCTTCCCAACCTGATGGGACACACAAGTATGGCAGAGGTTATTCCAAAATCTGCTGAATGGCAGCACTTTGTGGAAACTGGCTGCCACCCTCATGCACGGACATTCTTGTGCTCTCTGTTTGCACCAGTCTGCTTAGATACGTAAGTACCAAGTCATGTTCTAAAATCCTGCCTTGTGTACCTGAATAGATATCAATCTGAATGCATGTGGTTAATCTTAAATGAAGATAATTCTCTGCCAAATTGTTTCTCTTTTGCTGAAGCATATTTATTAACCTTTCTTTTGCCTGCCTGTTCTAGGAAAGAATTCCACACAAGTGTTCTACTTAAACGTTGGTCatgatgtaaaagaaaaaaaaaaagagagcgagCTGTGATCAAACAATGTTGAGGTTGATTTTGTTTGATTGTTGtattattcattttaataatgTAGGGTCCAATCCAGCTACTGCTGAAATCAGTTATTGCACATAGAAGTAGGCCCTTATTGAATGACATACAGgcatttttctttaaacaatgCATGAATTCTAAAAGCCAGCCCAAGACCCAGATACAGAATCTTCAGCAGCACCCTCTGTCTGGGTAGAATTGTATCACTGATGAAGACTGAGGATGTTAAACATTGACATATAAGAAAGATGTGCACAACTCTACAGAATTTACTGTAGTAGTAATCACTATTGTTACTGACTTCCAATAAATTTAGCTGATTGGACCTGATTCTTATTTTTTCACAGCTTCATCCATCCTTGTAGGAGTATGTGTGTCGCTGTTCGTGACAGCTGTGCTCCTCTGCTCCTCTGCCATGGACTGTCTTGGCCTGACAGTTTGGACTGTGATCGTTTCCCTGCTGATGAGGACATGTGTCTAGCATCTCTTAGCAAAGAATACAAACATATTCATAAAGGTAGATGGGTGGGAGTGGCTGTGAGCTCTTTTAAAATCAAGTGTACAGAATCAATCAAATACAACTTGAGGGACAAATTTTGAGAACAGTCTCTTGTAAATAGTCATTTCCATGGGTGCACATTTATTCAGTTTGTGCATGCATGCAGATCCATTTTGCACCTGACCTGTGAAGTGCTGAACACCTTCAGTGTAAACTGGGCCAGATTTTAATTGGTATAGTCAGTATAacgccactgaagtcaaggaaggCTGGTCAGAAGGCAGGAGGAAGGCTGATAAAATCATGCATATATGCAGCATAATCACCACTGTATCAATAGAGgtcaatgtattttatttatttactgataGGCGTGtctatggccctcatcaccatgTATTTGAGTACTTCATATATACAATAAATTTGTCCTCACAACAGCTCTGTGATGTAGGGAAGGATTCCCATTTTAgttctgggaaactgaggcatggagagattaaTGCCCAGATTTTagcatccagcagctcctattaaagtcacgtttggaaatctggccataggtgacttgcccaagctcagacaggaagcctgtggcagaagcAATACCATTTCCTGAGCCCTAGTCcaatgccttaatcacaagatcTTCCTTCTAATAAATTTAGCATAGCATCACCAATAGAATTGCTGCCATACACATTCCATAAATGGTACAGATTGATACCCTTGTCACTCTTAGCAAGGACTGAAAGGGCATGGAAAATGAAACCCCTTTTCATCCATAGAAGGGGCCCATTTTCAGAGCACTGTCTGGAAGCTTGCCTATGTCACACCTGTTCTGTGGTTAAATGGAGAAGGCCACTCTTCAGGCCTGTCACTCTGGCACCTTTCATTGGCACTAAATTCAGACAAAGGACAAAACAATAACGAGACTTTAATATTTCTTACCAGAATTGCCAAAGCCTATATGCCAGACCTGCCCAGCAGTGGAGGAATTCTTTACACAGAAAAGAGTACTAGATGTTTTCTGTGCGAACAACTTTGGTAAGTTCTTGTTAGTATATGTATGATTAGACACTTATTATTTTGATTCCTGAATAGTGGACACACTTTGTCACTTCAGATGTATTCAAAAACTCTCTCTAATATAACTAGTAGTTTGTGAGTGGGTATCAAGGGCTAAATGCtgatcccactaaagtcaatgagagtttggtCACCGatttcagggtgtgtgtgtgtgtgtgtgtgtgtgtgtgtgtgtgtgtgtgtgtgtgtgtgtgtgtgtgtgtgtgtgtgtgtgtgtgtgtgtgtgtgtgtgtgtgtcaggattTAGCCCCAAATGAATATTTTCTGGAACTTTTTTCTCCTATAAACAATATACAAATAGGTCCCATGCTGATTTCTTTTGAATGATGAGGTTGCCTTATTGTCTATTTTATAACCATGTGGCTTTTTTATTCTAGTCTAGTTTGCTGTACTTTATTGCAGTGTACTTTATGGATAACATCTGTGGCAAAGGAGTGAAGTAGCCCTTTTTTGgcagttaaaaacaaaagaaagtggaGGCACTTGGCTGTTTGACATTAAAAGAGGAAAGTTCCTTACTGATAGTGTACATGTGCATTATTCCTGTTAACCACACAAAGCAAGATTCAGTAAACAGCAACATTAAAAAAAGGTCCTACCTGATGAGGGTTTGAATGTTCTGGCTGCTGCCTCATTGGGGTTCCACTGACAATACTTTGAGATTACAGCTAGAAGCCTTTTCCAGAACCCACAGAAGTCAATACTAAGACTCTTATGGACTTCAgttgactttggatcagaccttagGAGAAGCGTGTGTGGAAATACAATAATGCAGTTAGATGTGGGGAAAGAGCTGGATGGGAGCTGGAAAGGGAAGAACTAAAGAAGGGGGAGCAAAGAGCAGGCAGCAGTAGCCAGATATTTTGCTGGTTGATTCTGCTGAAAAATGGACAAAGTCACAATTTCAATAAGATTAGCTGGGATACTGGGCTGCCCTACAAAGCTGGAATACCAGTGTgctggaacatctggtcaccctagtagttGGACACATGCAGTGTCACTAAAGATATATGACAGTGATCTTTGTGAGGTTACATTTTCCTGGTTGTGTGATTCTGTGAAAAACTTCTCTTATCTATGTCCCTCTTTGAAAAAATACTGCCATAATCTGTGGCAATGACCCAAAACAAAGGTATGGCCTAATACTTATACTTTGGAACACACTATGTATCCCTCCACTGCTCATTAGGCAGGATTCCTTGCTACATTTAAATAGTTAAAGTAACTTACGTGTTTTTTTCCCCAGCGGTGAAGGTAAAGCTGTCCAAAAAGAGAACAGTTTCTGGTGATCAGGCGTATAATATTGAATGCCAGGTGGAACTCATCAACCAGGGTTTGTTCTTGCCTTATGATACTCAGAACATGATACAACAGTGGTTGCTTATGAATGAAAATTGTACTCAGAGGATGACCCAAACCTACCGCCCCGTGGTGTATCTCATTGTGGGGAATATTGAGGAGGGTACTGTTTTAGTCAACCAAATATACCGCTGGCAGAGGAGGGACTCCCAGCTGACTTTGGCCACACGGAAATGGAAACACCataaatgtttataaatatttatcttGTGATCCCTGATACATGTAAAAGGTGACTACACTCCTCTTACCAATGCAATTTTGTAAATAGAAATGTATTATAAATGCAATGTAAAGtcttaatgtaattttttaaaaatatgttataaCAGGTTGAATTCAACCTGGGTATAAGTGGAGATAAGTTCTGTGTGGTAAATGGTGTTCCAGCCACTTTGGCAAAGCATGTGTAAATGTGTATTCTCAGATTGTTGTGAAAAATCTTGCATAATATGTATAACCCTGTCATAAAACACTTTCTTATGCAAATCATAACTATGAATGCTTCTAATGCTGtttgaggtgctcagcacctctgaaaatctgtctACAGTTTCTTAAGTCTTCTGTATtgctcatcactgtaatatctcaATATTGACTTTTACACGGCTAACTGTGGTTTTAGGTGCTGAATTTTAGGCACCTGCTTTGATAAAATTTGGCCTAGATCTACACTAATAATCTACTTAATTTCTTACACTGATGGAGTGTTTTAAAAGAAGGTGGCCCTCTACTGGACATTTCTACATGGATAAAATGATTTCCTTTCCTGTCAAATAGACATCAGATTGAGTGCCTCAGGGCCAAAGGACCTCAGCCTCAGAAGGACATGGTTGGATGGCTAGTTTTATTTTATAATGGATAGCACTTACAATGCCAtagtattaatattttaaagcataAGACGAGTACAGTTTTTGAAAAAGTAATTTATCGTGTGTGATCATTTTGAAAGTGCACATTCCTACTGGAACCTGAATCAGAACTCTACTGAATGTATCTagtctgttttcattttattaattaaaatgaaacattcgTTACTTTAAAAAATCAACACAGGTGGTTTACCAGCTGTCTTTGGGAATTACACGAGGCTAAGACAACTGCAAAAGGCACTGATAATATTCAAGAAATGTAAAACATTATACTGGCCAAATGATTGTAATTAGCATAGTCAGTTGTAGTATGCCTGTGCTAATCTTTAAAAACAGTGGTGATGGATGGGTCTCAGCTTAATTTCAAACACATAAGAACTAATTTCATAAAGATGTATAATCAGCACAAAAACATGTAATAGGACTGCATAAATTATCAGCTACACCAGTAATATGCTTCCTGTTGtgtttgtatatttaaaaagtttaaaaaagaatctggaATTTTAAAGCAAGGTCCTAAGATCCCAACTATACCTGCTAGCACATGATTCTCTATCA contains:
- the LOC115644587 gene encoding secreted frizzled-related protein 2-like, whose product is MFPAAQMLFALSSFLRLTMGFDIGLSTKCVAIPMEMGMCHSIGYSEMRLPNLMGHTSMAEVIPKSAEWQHFVETGCHPHARTFLCSLFAPVCLDTFIHPCRSMCVAVRDSCAPLLLCHGLSWPDSLDCDRFPADEDMCLASLSKEYKHIHKELPKPICQTCPAVEEFFTQKRVLDVFCANNFAVKVKLSKKRTVSGDQAYNIECQVELINQGLFLPYDTQNMIQQWLLMNENCTQRMTQTYRPVVYLIVGNIEEGTVLVNQIYRWQRRDSQLTLATRKWKHHKCL